The Fulvivirga ligni genome window below encodes:
- a CDS encoding DUF3857 domain-containing protein has product MKKLIFGLIALIAYSASYGLGKDPKYPVSSIPEELKKGAYAIYRLNSTEYSILGMEESVERTHQVITILNEKASDLAYLDAMYNDYMKITHFDAHVYDKDGKEVYSLKKSDINDESYISGYSLYEDDRVQWVSLGQKDYPYTIDIEYEQKFKTTYISPDWYPIHKEHISVEKAEFTINSPKNLAPNFLELNIPKGIFESQEANGSISYKWTLSKHPTIEIEAYSRGIQDVAPIVLTSPSNFSFEGYEGSLSSWDGLAEWQMKLNKGRSDISDKTANEVKALTASIPTKKEKVKAVYEYMQKRTRYVSVQLGIGGFQPIKAEVVDEVGYGDCKALVNYTQALLNSIGIKSYYTLVSAGSTYKEMNKNFPADSFNHIILAVPDEADTIWLECTSQTNPFNYMGKFTGDRNVLMITEEGGKIVRTPSYDHENNMIASNVKVELDEQGNGFTKLHTNYNGAGSEYNGLEHYLTLTDKDRKDWLHQSLHISDYELQKYDFTQTKDVIPSIDLEADIIVRKLASVSGKRIFLPLNFLDARSYVPPKTENRKRDVKFSSSSITADTITYTLPANYHVDYVPEETSIEYPFGAYEMKVEKKENQLIYYRKLTINKGIYSPETYSDVVEFFKQVRTSDNKKAVLVNKT; this is encoded by the coding sequence ATGAAAAAGCTGATTTTTGGTTTAATAGCACTAATTGCTTACTCAGCCTCTTATGGCTTGGGGAAAGACCCAAAATATCCAGTAAGCAGCATTCCTGAAGAGCTTAAAAAAGGAGCTTATGCCATTTATAGACTCAACTCTACGGAATACAGCATTTTGGGCATGGAAGAAAGTGTTGAGCGGACTCATCAGGTAATAACCATATTAAATGAGAAAGCCTCTGACCTCGCGTATTTAGATGCCATGTATAACGATTACATGAAGATAACACATTTTGACGCTCATGTATATGACAAGGATGGTAAGGAAGTATATTCATTAAAAAAATCCGACATCAATGATGAAAGTTATATTTCTGGTTATTCATTATATGAGGATGATCGTGTCCAATGGGTAAGTTTGGGGCAAAAAGATTACCCATATACCATAGATATTGAGTATGAACAGAAGTTTAAAACTACCTATATATCACCTGATTGGTATCCCATTCACAAGGAACATATAAGCGTAGAAAAAGCAGAATTCACTATAAACAGTCCTAAAAATCTTGCTCCCAATTTTCTTGAACTAAACATTCCTAAAGGAATTTTTGAGTCACAAGAAGCTAACGGCAGCATATCTTATAAATGGACATTATCAAAACACCCTACCATAGAGATTGAGGCGTATAGTAGAGGTATTCAAGATGTAGCTCCAATAGTACTTACAAGTCCTTCGAATTTTTCCTTTGAAGGGTACGAAGGTAGCTTATCATCCTGGGATGGCTTGGCAGAATGGCAAATGAAACTGAATAAGGGAAGGAGTGATATATCGGACAAAACGGCAAATGAAGTCAAAGCCTTAACAGCAAGTATACCTACTAAGAAGGAAAAGGTGAAGGCAGTTTATGAGTATATGCAGAAAAGAACAAGATACGTCAGTGTTCAATTGGGAATAGGAGGTTTTCAACCTATAAAAGCTGAAGTTGTGGATGAAGTGGGTTATGGAGATTGTAAGGCATTAGTTAATTATACCCAAGCGCTATTGAATAGCATAGGAATCAAATCTTACTATACCCTGGTATCTGCGGGCTCCACTTATAAAGAAATGAATAAAAACTTTCCTGCAGATAGCTTTAACCATATTATTCTGGCTGTTCCTGATGAGGCGGATACTATTTGGTTGGAATGTACCAGCCAAACTAATCCATTCAATTATATGGGGAAATTTACTGGTGATAGAAATGTACTTATGATTACGGAAGAAGGAGGCAAAATAGTGCGCACACCTTCATACGATCATGAAAACAACATGATAGCCAGTAATGTGAAGGTAGAATTAGACGAACAAGGTAATGGCTTCACGAAGTTACATACTAATTACAATGGAGCCGGATCTGAATACAATGGCCTGGAACATTATCTTACCCTCACTGATAAGGATCGTAAAGACTGGCTTCACCAAAGCCTGCATATATCTGACTATGAGCTGCAAAAGTATGACTTTACTCAAACAAAGGATGTAATACCATCAATAGACTTAGAAGCAGACATCATAGTGCGAAAGCTAGCATCAGTTAGTGGTAAAAGAATATTCTTACCACTTAATTTTCTTGATGCCAGAAGTTATGTTCCGCCAAAAACAGAAAATAGAAAAAGGGATGTTAAATTTTCTTCATCATCTATCACTGCAGACACCATAACATATACGCTACCAGCTAATTATCATGTGGATTATGTTCCTGAAGAAACTTCAATCGAATATCCATTTGGAGCTTACGAAATGAAGGTTGAGAAAAAGGAAAATCAACTGATCTATTATAGAAAGCTCACCATCAACAAAGGTATTTATAGCCCAGAAACATATTCTGATGTGGTGGAATTCTTCAAGCAAGTAAGAACCTCTGATAATAAGAAGGCGGTTTTAGTAAATAAAACTTGA